The following proteins come from a genomic window of Diorhabda carinulata isolate Delta chromosome X, icDioCari1.1, whole genome shotgun sequence:
- the LOC130901401 gene encoding chitinase-3-like protein 1, with amino-acid sequence MIKNGYKYLLGREKNQVSVKMKSLSILSLFAIIIGISFPIVSGKNIICYFASWTVYRSSYGKFDVSNIDPSLCTHFNFAFIGLNEDASIHILDSWESDAQGGYEGFKHLVALKQQNPDLKICVSMGGWNEGSKTYSKVAADPEKRATLAQNVLKFIKEWGFDGFDLDWEYPTRRGGNDIDKDDLTELLKELHNVLHPEGYLLSIAAAGGYDKIIPGYDIPAINEVVDMINVMVFDFHGAFEYDVGHLSPLYAADVDRLYHDNITYNVDFGIQTWLNLGSVPEKINLGLVFYSRTFTLADNRNTSLYAPIKGPGKAGPYTNQEGYLGYHEICEFHLNSSTYVWDEEQLVPHIYWDDQWAGFEDPRSLTEKVKYAIDNELGGVMIWSLDYDDFRGRCGKKYLLLETVNSVLKEYS; translated from the exons ATGATTAAAAATGGGTATAAATATTTGTTGGGCcgtgaaaaaaatcaagtatcAGTTAAAATGAAGTCCTTATCAATATTGTCTTTATTCGCCATAATAATCGGAATTAGTTTCCCGATTG tttcgGGAAAAAATATAATCTGCTATTTTGCCAGTTGGACGGTTTATAGATCAAGTTATggtaaatttgacgtttcaaatatAGACCCGTCTCTATGTACTCACTTTAACTTTGCTTTTATCGGATTAAACGAAGATGCCTCCATCCACATATTAGATTCGTGGGAATCAGATGCCCAAGGCGGTTAtg AGGGTTTTAAACATTTGGTGGCGTTGAAACAACAAAATccagatttaaaaatatgtgttaGCATGGGTGGGTGGAACGAAGGTTCTAAGACATACTCAAAAGTAGCTGCTGATCCAGAAAAGAGAGCAACTTTAGCTCAAAATGTTTTGAAGTTTATTAAAGAATGGGGATTTGACGGATTCGATTTAGACTGGGAATATCCCACTAGAAGAGGAGGAAATGATATTGATAAA GATGATTTAACCGAACTTCTAAAAGAACTTCATAACGTTCTGCATCCTGAAGGTTATTTGCTTTCCATTGCTGCAGCTGGTggttatgataaaattattcctGGATACGATATACCCGCAATTAACGA ggTGGTGGATATGATTAACGTTATGGTTTTCGATTTTCATGGTGCTTTTGAATATGACGTCGGTCATTTGTCTCCTTTATATGCTGCCGACGTGGATAGACTCTATCACGATAATATAACTTACAACGTG GATTTCGGTATCCAAACTTGGTTGAATTTAGGTAGTGTTCCGGAAAAGATAAATTTGGGACTCGTATTTTATTCACGGACATTCACATTGGCAGATAATAGAAATACGTCACTTTATGCTCCTATAAAAGGTCCAGGGAAAGCCGGACCATACACTAATCAAGAAGGTTACCTAGGATACCACGAA ATTTGcgaatttcatttaaattcatCTACATACGTTTGGGACGAAGAACAATTAGTACCTCACATTTATTGGGACGACCAATGGGCTGGCTTTGAAGATCCGCGTTCTTTGACAGAAAAAGTTAAATACGCCATCGATAACGAATTAGGAGGTGTCATGATTTGGTCTTTGGACTACGACGATTTTAGAGGAAGATGCGGAAAGAAGTATTTGTTATTAGAAACTGTCAATTCTGTTCTTAAggaatattcttaa
- the LOC130901398 gene encoding major facilitator superfamily domain-containing protein 6 isoform X2 yields MENADFQSNRSSRMEPKPFAARPMVDPEAEGEVDPSLYPQPKESTHKIRGKSDMLEMLFGPVDQELLVVKSFYFFFYSAFGSLFPLMGVYFKQMGMNASQSGFLIGSRPFVEFLSAPFWGSLADRWRKGKILLLASLASWIVFTVPLGSIQPPATSCMVIKNNTALLTAPEVKIGRVVITKRSIQTENLAEVYFKQESQTPTLSRKPRDLQSVSVNAGQSPINVQYASNYQEKEHESWVQPIISSIVYRTQDIQKCFFLLLLLVIIGEFFSAPAVTLADSAVLTLLGEDADTYGHQRMFGSLGWGLAMFFVGIALDHSTAFPNHPCGPDKKEKNYTICFATFSVLMGAALISATQITFKYEEPIPESTVVDDKTRTPTEEDRMQAQLAEQLNLPSLADTRAVDGQPVAPKEQKSKIFAQTTREIPEWLTVIKQYKNLKCASFLFVAWFMGFGIGLIFTFLFWHLQDYGGSPTLFGVASVINHVSEIFAYFFSFRLIRQMGHVKVLCLGLIGNTLRFLYISWLTNPWWVLPFEFMQGITHAAVWAACCSYIAHNTPIELRSSAQGVLQGIHHGLGRGCGAVIGGIFVSSFGSTATFRGYGIICLVVLGAFIFINFYRVDQGFVSDLPQTEDPRQVAEETSHLAPHGVPSNPLPRALSSTKLQELGNQDGYGATYQIGQGGTLNVPGANPFSTQTQSHQYVGYEVRNSNY; encoded by the exons ATGGAAAATGCGGATTTTCAGTCTAATAGAAGTAGCAGAATGGAACCGAAACCGTTTGCAGCTCGGCCTATGGTCGATCCTGAAGCCGAGGGCGAAGTAGATCCTTCATT GTACCCACAACCCAAGGAATCTACTCATAAAATTCGCGGAAAGAGCGATATGCTCGAGATGTTATTTGGTCCCGTAGATCAAGAACTCTTGGtggtaaaaagtttttatttcttcttctattccgCTTTTGGATCTCTCTTTCCTCTTATGGGtgtttatttcaaacaaatggGAATGAATGCGAGTCAAAGTGGTTTTTTAATCGGTTCACGACCTTTCGTCGAGTTCCTGTCGGCGCCTTTCTGGGGAAGTCTCGCTGATAG gtGGCGAAAGGGAAAGATACTACTTTTGGCTTCCTTAGCTTCTTGGATAGTTTTTACAGTTCCTCTCGGCTCCATCCAACCTCCTGCTACGTCTTGTATGGTTATTAAGAATAATACTGCGTTGCTTACCGCTCCGGAAGTTAAAATCGGAAGAGTTGTCATAACGAAGAGATCGATTCAAACGGAAAATTTAGCGGAGGTTTATTTCAAACAAGAATCACAAACCCCCAC ACTTTCCAGGAAACCAAGAGATCTTCAATCGGTGTCGGTAAACGCGGGCCAATCACCTATAAACGTTCAGTACGCATCCAACTATCAAGAAAAAGAACACGAAAGTTGGGTGCAACCTATCATATCATCGATAGTTTATCGTACTCAAGATatccaaaaatgtttttttctacttttgCTACTTGTGATTATCGGGGAATTCTTTAGTGCTCCAGCAGTTACTCTAGCGGATTCGGCGGTTTTGACTTTACTGGGAGAAGACGCAGATACATACGGCCATCAAAGAATGTTCG GATCACTCGGTTGGGGTTTAGCTATGTTTTTCGTCGGTATAGCTCTAGATCATTCGACTGCTTTTCCGAACCATCCGTGCGGGCCCgataaaaaggaaaagaacTACACCATTTGCTTCGCCACATTCTCCGTTCTCATGGGCGCCGCTTTAATCAGCGCTACCCAAATTACATTCAAATATGAAGAGCCAATACCAGAATCCACAGTAGTCGATGACAAGACTCGAACGCCCACCGAAGAGGATCGCATGCAAGCTCAACTGGCTGAACAGCTCAACCTTCCTTCTTTAGCTGATACTAGAGCTGTTGATGGTCAGCCGGTTGCACCTAAGGAACAAAAg tCCAAAATATTTGCTCAAACTACTCGAGAAATTCCCGAATGGTTAACAGTAATCAAACAATACAAGAATCTGAAATGCGCGTCTTTCCTCTTCGTCGCTTGGTTCATGGGCTTTGGAATTGGATTGATATTCACCTTTCTGTTCTGGCATTTACAAGATTACGGTGGATCGCCTACATTGTTCGGAGTTGCTTCAGTTATCAATCACGTATCAGaaatttttgcatatttcttCAGTTTCCGACTTATCAGACAAATGGGACACGTTAAAGTGCTGTGCCTAGGCCTTATTGGCAATACCTTACGATTCTTATACATATCATGGTTGACCAATCCGTGGTGGGTCTTACCTTTCGAATTTATGCAA GGTATTACTCACGCAGCGGTATGGGCAGCTTGTTGTTCCTACATCGCCCATAACACCCCAATAGAACTTCGTTCGTCCGCTCAAGGAGTTCTACAAGGTATTCATCACGGACTCGGTAGAGGTTGTGGTGCTGTTATTGGTGGTATCTTCGTTAGTTCCTTCGGATCGACGGCTACTTTTAGAGGATATGGAATTATATGTCTAGTAGTACTTGGAGCTTTCATATTCATCAATTTCTATAGGGTCGATCAAGGATTTGTTTCCGATTTACCACAGACGGAAGATCCAAGACAG GTGGCCGAAGAAACATCTCATTTGGCTCCACATGGTGTACCAAGCAATCCGCTTCCACGAGCTCTATCTAGTACCAAATTACAAGAATTAGGTAATCAAGATGGATACGGAGCGACCTATCAAATTGGGCAAGGTGGTACTTTGAACGTTCCGGGGGCGAATCCGTTTAGCACTCAAACTCAATCACACCAATACGTTGGATACGAGGTAAgaa aCAGTAACTACTAA
- the LOC130901398 gene encoding major facilitator superfamily domain-containing protein 6 isoform X1 has translation MENADFQSNRSSRMEPKPFAARPMVDPEAEGEVDPSLYPQPKESTHKIRGKSDMLEMLFGPVDQELLVVKSFYFFFYSAFGSLFPLMGVYFKQMGMNASQSGFLIGSRPFVEFLSAPFWGSLADRWRKGKILLLASLASWIVFTVPLGSIQPPATSCMVIKNNTALLTAPEVKIGRVVITKRSIQTENLAEVYFKQESQTPTLSRKPRDLQSVSVNAGQSPINVQYASNYQEKEHESWVQPIISSIVYRTQDIQKCFFLLLLLVIIGEFFSAPAVTLADSAVLTLLGEDADTYGHQRMFGSLGWGLAMFFVGIALDHSTAFPNHPCGPDKKEKNYTICFATFSVLMGAALISATQITFKYEEPIPESTVVDDKTRTPTEEDRMQAQLAEQLNLPSLADTRAVDGQPVAPKEQKSKIFAQTTREIPEWLTVIKQYKNLKCASFLFVAWFMGFGIGLIFTFLFWHLQDYGGSPTLFGVASVINHVSEIFAYFFSFRLIRQMGHVKVLCLGLIGNTLRFLYISWLTNPWWVLPFEFMQGITHAAVWAACCSYIAHNTPIELRSSAQGVLQGIHHGLGRGCGAVIGGIFVSSFGSTATFRGYGIICLVVLGAFIFINFYRVDQGFVSDLPQTEDPRQVAEETSHLAPHGVPSNPLPRALSSTKLQELGNQDGYGATYQIGQGGTLNVPGANPFSTQTQSHQYVGYETVTTKTASSRCNYPEASTTVMIQQPISTTNSTYEW, from the exons ATGGAAAATGCGGATTTTCAGTCTAATAGAAGTAGCAGAATGGAACCGAAACCGTTTGCAGCTCGGCCTATGGTCGATCCTGAAGCCGAGGGCGAAGTAGATCCTTCATT GTACCCACAACCCAAGGAATCTACTCATAAAATTCGCGGAAAGAGCGATATGCTCGAGATGTTATTTGGTCCCGTAGATCAAGAACTCTTGGtggtaaaaagtttttatttcttcttctattccgCTTTTGGATCTCTCTTTCCTCTTATGGGtgtttatttcaaacaaatggGAATGAATGCGAGTCAAAGTGGTTTTTTAATCGGTTCACGACCTTTCGTCGAGTTCCTGTCGGCGCCTTTCTGGGGAAGTCTCGCTGATAG gtGGCGAAAGGGAAAGATACTACTTTTGGCTTCCTTAGCTTCTTGGATAGTTTTTACAGTTCCTCTCGGCTCCATCCAACCTCCTGCTACGTCTTGTATGGTTATTAAGAATAATACTGCGTTGCTTACCGCTCCGGAAGTTAAAATCGGAAGAGTTGTCATAACGAAGAGATCGATTCAAACGGAAAATTTAGCGGAGGTTTATTTCAAACAAGAATCACAAACCCCCAC ACTTTCCAGGAAACCAAGAGATCTTCAATCGGTGTCGGTAAACGCGGGCCAATCACCTATAAACGTTCAGTACGCATCCAACTATCAAGAAAAAGAACACGAAAGTTGGGTGCAACCTATCATATCATCGATAGTTTATCGTACTCAAGATatccaaaaatgtttttttctacttttgCTACTTGTGATTATCGGGGAATTCTTTAGTGCTCCAGCAGTTACTCTAGCGGATTCGGCGGTTTTGACTTTACTGGGAGAAGACGCAGATACATACGGCCATCAAAGAATGTTCG GATCACTCGGTTGGGGTTTAGCTATGTTTTTCGTCGGTATAGCTCTAGATCATTCGACTGCTTTTCCGAACCATCCGTGCGGGCCCgataaaaaggaaaagaacTACACCATTTGCTTCGCCACATTCTCCGTTCTCATGGGCGCCGCTTTAATCAGCGCTACCCAAATTACATTCAAATATGAAGAGCCAATACCAGAATCCACAGTAGTCGATGACAAGACTCGAACGCCCACCGAAGAGGATCGCATGCAAGCTCAACTGGCTGAACAGCTCAACCTTCCTTCTTTAGCTGATACTAGAGCTGTTGATGGTCAGCCGGTTGCACCTAAGGAACAAAAg tCCAAAATATTTGCTCAAACTACTCGAGAAATTCCCGAATGGTTAACAGTAATCAAACAATACAAGAATCTGAAATGCGCGTCTTTCCTCTTCGTCGCTTGGTTCATGGGCTTTGGAATTGGATTGATATTCACCTTTCTGTTCTGGCATTTACAAGATTACGGTGGATCGCCTACATTGTTCGGAGTTGCTTCAGTTATCAATCACGTATCAGaaatttttgcatatttcttCAGTTTCCGACTTATCAGACAAATGGGACACGTTAAAGTGCTGTGCCTAGGCCTTATTGGCAATACCTTACGATTCTTATACATATCATGGTTGACCAATCCGTGGTGGGTCTTACCTTTCGAATTTATGCAA GGTATTACTCACGCAGCGGTATGGGCAGCTTGTTGTTCCTACATCGCCCATAACACCCCAATAGAACTTCGTTCGTCCGCTCAAGGAGTTCTACAAGGTATTCATCACGGACTCGGTAGAGGTTGTGGTGCTGTTATTGGTGGTATCTTCGTTAGTTCCTTCGGATCGACGGCTACTTTTAGAGGATATGGAATTATATGTCTAGTAGTACTTGGAGCTTTCATATTCATCAATTTCTATAGGGTCGATCAAGGATTTGTTTCCGATTTACCACAGACGGAAGATCCAAGACAG GTGGCCGAAGAAACATCTCATTTGGCTCCACATGGTGTACCAAGCAATCCGCTTCCACGAGCTCTATCTAGTACCAAATTACAAGAATTAGGTAATCAAGATGGATACGGAGCGACCTATCAAATTGGGCAAGGTGGTACTTTGAACGTTCCGGGGGCGAATCCGTTTAGCACTCAAACTCAATCACACCAATACGTTGGATACGAG aCAGTAACTACTAAGACGGCCTCTTCGAGATGTAATTACCCAGAAGCTAGTACTACAGTGATGATACAGCAGCCGATATCTACTACTAACTCTACATATGAATGGTAA